The genomic stretch GAACAACCCTATCAAGAAAGGCTAAAGGATAAGGGCTAAAGGATAAAGGCCTGAGACTGAATGGAGAATTGTTAGGTCGCGTTGAGTCACTCTTGAGTGGCTTCGGCGAGGAGGGCGCGGAGGTCGAGGGGATGGGTAAACATGGTGAGGCTTCCGTCGGGATTTTGTGGCCACTTCTCTTGAGGGAGATCCCAGTAGAGTTCGATGCCATTTTGATCGGGATCGGCCAGATAGATGGCGTGGCTGACACCGTGGTCGGAGGCACCTTGAAGGGGGATGCCGGCTTTGATGACGCGCTGGACGGCGTTGGCGAGGTCGGCGCGGGTGGGATAGAGGATGGCGACGTGGAAGAGGCCAGTGCTGTTGGGTGGGGGTGGCTGGCCTCCGGCGCTTTCCCAGGTGTTGATGACGATGTGATGATGATAACCACCGGCAGAGAGGAAGACGGCGCTGTTGCCGTAGCGGGTGGTGATGTCGAAGCCTAGCACGCCTTGGTAGAATTTTAGGGAGCGGTCGATGTCGGCCACTTTAAGGTGGACGTGGCCGATGCGAGTCTTTGCAGGAATGGACATGTGATTAGGGCTTTTGAAGGCGGGCTTCGATGGCTTTGCGGAAGAGGGGGGAGAGGGCTTCGATTTGAAGGGATTTTTCGAGGTCGTCGCGGGTGCCTTCGTGGAATTTGTAGAGTCCGAGGACGGTGCGAACGGTCATGGCGTTCGGATCGCGCTGGATGATTTCGATGGGGTCGCCGACGGTGATGGTGCCAGGTTGGAGGACTTGATAATAGAGTCCGCTGTGGCCGCTTTCGAGAAAGGGTTTGAGTATTTCGGTGCTGCCGATTTTGTGCGCGAACTTGGAGCAGGGGAGCCGGCAGCTGGTGACCTGGAGGACAACGCTGCCCATGCGGTGGATGTCGCCGACGAAGACCTCGGTTTCGAGGAGGCCGGAGGTGGTGAGATTTTCGCCGAAGGTGCCATGATGAAGGTGATCGCGATGCAGGAATTGTTGCCAGTGGGGGTAGTGTTCGATGGCGTAGCTGTAGACGGCTTGATGGGGCCCGCCGTGAACGGTGAGGTCGGCCTGGGCGTCACCTTCGAGGCCGAGAGTATGGACGGCAACGGGATCGAAGACGGGTTCTTTGTAGATGCCGGTGGGGGCGTCTTTGCCGTTGATGTTGACGGTCTTGACGAGGGATCGGTTGATGGAGAGAACTTGCATGGCCGGGCGGGGTGGCGGGGATTGGTCCTTGACGGGATTAGTTCATCCGCCCACCAATGTGGCATGAATGTGGATGGCAAACAACGGGAACGGTTGCTCGCGAAGTTTCGTGGCAAGGTGTCTTTGACGAAGAGTGGGGTTGGCACGTCGAAAGGGGTGCTTGAGACGTTGAGGGAGCTGATGGAGAAAGGCGAGGTGGTGAAGTTGGGAACGCATTATTTTTTGGCGGGATCGGCCCCGACGATGGAACGCGAAAAGTTGCGGCTGGACAGGATGTTGCGGGGGACGCACAAGTTGTTCAAGGGGGGCGCTTTGCGATTGTTGCCGAAGGTGAATCTGCCAAGCACGCGGGCGGCGCTGGATGCGTTGGTGGACGAGCGGGTGGTGTTGAGGTTGGAGATTTTGAAGGACAAAAAGGCGGGGTTTCTTTATCTGCATAGTTGCCATGCATCGGCTGGAGTTGCGGGAGATATGGGGGAAGATTTGGGCGGAAGGATTCGGAGGGCCTATGGGTCACTGGTGAAGCAGTCGGCCAATCTTTCGGTCTTTATTGCAGATCTTGCGGTGGAGGCAGGATTGGAGACAAAAGTGTTGCAGGAATGGTTGCAAACGATGGTGGTTGAGCGAGGGCTTGGCACGCTTGATGAGGGGGATTGGTCGTATGCCTCCGAAGCGCAGCGAGCGGCGGCGATGGTGTTTCGTGACCGTCGCCGGCTCTATGTGCGGCTGCATGAGGAAGACCGTTTATCATGAATCCTTTTGGTCGAGATATTGTCAAAAATCCCCGAGATCATCCGGTGACGGTGCGCACGTTGAACCTGGAGGTTTTGGACGGACTGGTGGCGGCGTTTGCACCGTTGGTGAGTGCGCCGTTGCCGCGTGAACCGCTGGCGGCGGGAAAGGCGCAATTGGTGTTGTCGCCCGCACCTGGGTATGGGAAGAGTCACTTGATTGCGCGTTTGTATGAGTCGCTGGGCAAAGAGGTGAATGTGGTGGGGTTTAGTCCATTTCAGTCGGTGAGCTTGTGCTGGCAGTCGCTGTTGTTGCAGATGGTGAAGGAGATGAATGGTCCGGTGGAGGGCGAGGATTTTGGCAGGACGAGGCTGACGATGTGGGCGGAGAGTTTGGTGCGGTTGCTGGTCGCGGAGGCGTTGCGCGAGGGGTTGTTGCCGCATCCAGAGGCACCGATCGCGGAGCGTTGGGTGATGGAGCATTTGACGATTGGTCTAGAGGGGGATGAGGGGGGATGGAATCCGTGGTTGCATGAGTCTTTTTTTAAAGTGTGCCGTCCGGTGTGGCGGCGACTGCTGGCGCGGCGCGGGGTGTCGATGGAAGATGATGCGTGGTTGCTGGTGTTGTTTCATTATGCGTCCAGTGCGCCGTTTTCGGACAAACAGCAGCATTGTCTGGCGTGGTTGCGGGGGCAGAGTTTGGAGGAGGACGCACTGGCGGAGCTAGGGCTGGGTGCGTCACATGGTCGGGAGGCGGGGAGTGTGGATGCGTTGAACGAGTTGTGTCGTCGGAAGGTTCATGAGTGGTGTGGACTGGCGGCGTTTTATCGTCCGTTCTTGTTTTGTTTTGATCAGACGGAGGTTTATGCGCAGGACGACCGTCTGGCGAAAACGTTCGGTCGCGTGATCGCGGAACTGGTGGGAGAAGTGCCGCATCACTTGACGGTGGTGACGGCGAACCAGGCGGTGTGGGAGTCGAAGTTGCGTCCGGCGATGGATGTGGCGGATCAGCACCGGTTTCAGTTGTCGCAGGTGTTGCGCGGATTGGATCGTCGTGAGGGGGAGGAGTTAATTCGTTTACTGATCGTGGAACAGGCAGATCAACGTGAGGCGTGTGGGCGGGTGACGGATGGGGAGTGGTTGTCGGGGTTGTTTCCAATGCCGGGGAGCAACATTCCTGCGCGTGAGTTTTTGCATCTTTGTCAGCGACGTTGGGAGGGAGGTGAGGTGAAGGGTCCGCAAAAGCTGGTGGTCTCGGTGAAGGTGGATCTGTCGGAGCGTTTCAACAGTTTGCGTGTGGAGTTTGCCGCGAATCCGCGTTTGCAGGAGTATGATCCGGACGTGTTTCGCTGGCTGGCGGAGGTGGGGTTGGTGCGTGGTCAGGATTTGGGATGCGTGCGGGTGGATCATCCGCATGGTTATGTGGAAATGAAGTGGCATGTGCCGGGGGAGGCGGTGGTGCGTTTCGGGTTTGCGCATGCGGTGTCGGATGATCACCGGGTGTGGAAGTCGCTGGCGATGTTTGCGCGGCAGATGAAGGAGCAGGACGGGGAGCCGGTGTCGAAGCTGGTGTTGTTTCGTCCGCCGCCACAGCAGCGTTGTGCGATCCCGAAGTCAACCTGGGTGGTGAATGGTCAGTTGATTGCTGAAGCGCGTCGTGATTGTTTGCAGTTGTTCGATCTGACGGCGGATGAGACGGCGGAGTTGTATGCGGCGCGCAAGCTGTATCTCGATGCGGAGGCCGGGGATCTGGAAGGCATGGGCGGTGCGGAGGTGATGGAGTTTTTGACCAAGCAACTGGCGTATTGGCGCACGCGATTGCTGGAAGTGGCGAAGGTTGATGTTGGAGACGTTAAGCAGGAGGCTCCGAGGCTGGTCGAAGTGGTGAAGGTGCAGCCGGAGGTGAAAACAGACAGGGCGGCGAAGGGGCGGTTGCCATTTGGTCGTAGGAATGCGGGTCAGCCGATGCCGCAGTTGGAGCAGCGGGTGCGGAGTTTTGTGAGGGACGAGCGGTTTGTCAGCCTCGAAGCACTGGTGGGTCATCTTGGTGCGGAGGTATCGACGGAGCAGGCGCTTGCGTGTTGTGAGGGACTCGGCGAGGTGCAGACGGAACGGTTGGAAAATTGCACGATTTTGATATGGCAAGGATAAACGTGAGTCAGCTCAAGCAGGCGTGTGTGGATCGCGGATGGTTGGACCGCTGGTTGGATGATCCGGCCACGCCGGTTCCGATGCCCATGACTCCTGCGGGTGGGATACCGGTGAACGGACGTTTGTTTCATCAATTGGTGGCGGGATTGGTGCAGAAGCTGTGTGTGCCTGATGCGTCGGCGCCATTGTTGGCGTTGCGCAGTCGGGAGCAGATTTGGGCGCTGCTTTGGGATGAACTGGCGGCGGCGAAGGTTCAGGCGTTGGTGCGGAGTCAGTCAGCGGAGGCGGCCTTGCATCTGGCAGAGGCGTTGAAGGCGTGGTGTCAGCGGCTCGCGGAATTGCGGGCGAACTGTCCCAATTTTAAGAGCTGGCGGAGTGCGTTGTTGACGCATGAGTTTGACTTGAAACGGGTGGCGATTCAGGTGTCGGATGGCGGGGTGGTGGAGGTGAGCGGTCGGCCTGATTCCGTGCAGGTGGACCCGGTGCATGGGATTGTGGTGGTGGACTACAAACTTTCCCGTGGCAGCAATGGCACGTTGGATCTGCTGCAACTGGCGATCTATGCGAGGATGTTGCGATTGGCGAAGCCGGGACTCAATTTTGCGGGTCTGCTGGAGTATTATGAACCTGGGTTGCATCTGGTGCCGAAGACGGAGGCGCAGTTGAATGCGATCTTTGAGCATGAGGTGCAACCGGTGTTGGACCGAATTGCGGGACATGAAAAATTGATGTCGAAGTTGAAATCGGTGCAGGTCGGTCACGAGGCGGTGCGGCTGTCCTGGCAGCCGAAGGCGGAGCCGGATCTCGGTCGGGATATTGAGAAGGCTTATAATTCCTTTAAAGTGCCGGTGCAGGTGATGGGACGTGTGGAGGCGCCGCAACTGGTGCGGTATTTGATTAGGCCGGGACTGGGGATCAGCTTTGCCAAATTGCGTAGCAATGCGGTGAATTTGAAGATCCAACTGGGCCTGCACGCGGAGCCGCTGGTGATGCCCGGGTCGGGACATGTCATCTTTGATGTGGTGAAGGAGAAGCCTGACACCGTTTGGTGGCAGGATGAGGTGCAACGGGCGGAACTGACGGCTCATGCAAGCCCGCTTGCGCTGGCGCTAGGGGTTGACATCAACAACCGGCTGATTCTCGCGGACCTATGTGATTCGAACACGGCGCATGCGTTGATTGGTGGTTCGAGCGGCAGTGGAAAGAGCGAGTTGTTGAAGTCATTGGTGGCGACACTGGTGAAGCGCAACCGGCCGGAGACGTTGCAGTTAACGTTGATTGATCCGAAACTGCTGACCTTTGGTGGCATTGTGGAAAATGCCTATCTCACGGGTCCGATTTTGCGGGACATTGAGGAGTCGTTGGCCTGTCTGCATCTGGCGGTGGAAGATATGGAGCGGCGATATGAAATCCTGTTGGCGGAAAATCATACCCGACTTGGTGATCGCATTGCTCAGGGGAAGACCGACCTTCCGTTCAGGGTGATCATTTTTGATGAGTTTGCGGATTTGATCAATAGTGGTCGTGAAGAGAAGAAGGAGTTTGAGCGGCTGACGAAGCGGCTGTCGGCGAAGGGTCGCGCGGCCGGGGTGCATCTGATCATTGCCACGCAGCGGCCGGACAAGGATGTGGTGACCGGGCAGTTGAAGGCGAATCTTCCAATGAAGATTTGTCTGCGGGTGACCAATGCGGTGAACTCACAAATTTTGTTGGATGAACCGGGGGCGGAACATCTGTTGGGTCGGGGGGATTTCTTAAGTCAGACAGGTTCAACGCCGGTGCGTGGCCAGTCGTTGTTCATCCCGCAGAAGGAATTTTTGGAGTTGTTTGCCGACAAGATTTGAGGAGAGTGGTTGCGATGAGCGGAGATCTGTTTGGTGCGGCGGATTACAGTGTGAATCTTTTACCTTCTGATGGAGAGGTGAACTATCATGGGCCAATTTTTGGAGTGGATGAATGTGGACGGTTGTTTGAAAAGCTATTGGCCGAAGTTGCATGGCGGCATGATGAAGCGGTGATGTTTGGCAAACGGATTGTGACGGCGCGCAAGGTGGCTTGGTATGGCAATGAGGGGTTCAAATATACTTATTCGGGAACGACAAAGGAGGCGCTGCCGTGGTCGGACACGTTGAGGGAGATAAAGGCGAAGGTGGAGACGTTGAGCGGGGCGAAGTTCAACTCGTGTCTGTTGAATTTGTATCATCATGGCGAGGAGGGAATGGGCTGGCACAGTGATGATGAGAAGGAGCTGGCGCGGGATGCTGCCATTGCATCGGTAAGTTTGGGGGCGGCGCGGAAGTTTTGTTTCAAGCACAAGCAGAGTGGCGAGCGTGTGGACGTGGGGTTGGAGAATGGGAGTTTGCTGGTGATGCTCGGGGCGACGCAGCGGTATTGGTTGCATCGGTTGCCACCGTCGAAGCGGGTGAAGGGGGCGCGTATCAACCTGACGTTTCGGTTGATGGCATAGTTTGAAGCAAGCCAAATGGGAGGTTGATGAAGCCCCCTGTGCGGAGATCCGGCAGGCTGCGCGGCCCGGTTTTTGAGCTACTTCCCAGGGAAGAAGCGGGCGACGGTTGCCTTGGTGGGGGGGCGGGTGAGCAGGGAGACGATGACGAGGGAGAGGGCGGACAAACCGGTGATGATGGCGACGGGCATCATGCCGAAGATGAGGAGCTCGTCGGCACCAGGGGGTTTGGTGGCGATCATGTCGCGGTAGAACAGGATGCACCAGGTGATGGCGGTGACGAGGACGGCGGCGATGGCTCCTGCGGCGGTGGTGCGTTTCCAGTAAACGGCTCCAAAGACGATGGGGAAGAGGGCGGAGAAGCCGGTGAAGCACCAGACGCCGAGGTCGAAGACGTGGGCGCTGTCCTTGAGCCACATGGCGAGGGCATAAGTGACGGCGACGATGAGGAGGATGAAGGCGCGGCCGATGAAGATCTTTTGGGCATCCGTGTAGGGGCGTTTGGAGACGCGCAGGACGATGTCGGTGGTGAACATGGTGCCGAGACAGACGAATTGGGAGTCGAGACTGGACATGATGGCAGCGAGCACGCCGGCGGCGACAAGGCCGGAGAGGACGGGGGAATGAACGAGTTCATTGACCATGCGTCCGAGCACCATGTTGGGGTTTTGGCCGGGGCCGAGGGGGCCGAGGAAGCCGGCGGCCCACATGCCGATGAGGATGCAGGGGACCCAGACGATCATGATGAAGATCGGGTGGGCGACGACGGTGAGGCGGAAGCTTTTGGCGGAGCGGGCGGTGAGCCAGTGCTGAAAAAGGTGGGGGAACATGCCTACGGAAAGGGGGATCATGCAGTAGGTGAAAAACTGCAGGTGGCCCATGTTGCCTTCGCGGGCGAGGCGGGGGCTGGCGAAGTCGCTGTCGACGACCATCTGGGTGGCGGCGGAGAGTCCGCCGAGGCGCTGGCTGATGAGGTAGAAGGCGATGATGCCGCTGCCCATGAAGACGACGGTTTGAAAAGCGTTGGCCCAGACGGCACCGCGCAGGCCGCCGAGAAAGACGTAGAAGAGGACGACGAGGCAGATGAGGAGGCCGCCCCACTCAGCGGGGAAACTGCCATTGAGGGGGTGGGGTTTGCTGCTGCCGTCGGGCAGGATGAGGTCGGCGATGGGAAACATTTCCGGAAACATGCCGGCGGTGGCACCTTGAAGAAATTTACCCGCGGAGATGACGCCAACAAGAAGGTAGGGGATGACGAGAAGGACGAGGATGGGGAAGAGGAGATAGGCGAGGCGTGGAGATTCGAAACGTTCGCGGAAATATTCGCATTGGGTGAGGTAGCCGTATTTTTTGCCGACGGCCCAGAGTCGGATGCCGATGAGAAAGAAGACGGCGCTGTGGACAAGGCCGGACCAGGAGGCCATCATGCCATACACGCCAATGCCGGTGGAATAGGCTTTGCCGGTGGAGCCAACAAGGGCGAAGCCGGTCATGGTGGTGCCGAAGATGGAGAGGAGCAGGAGGATGGGGCCGACATTGCGGCTGACGACGAAGAAGTCGGCGCTGGTGCCTTTGGAGAAGCTGCGGCTGATAAGGCCGAGGGCGATGAGGAGTCCGAAATAACCGAGGATGATCCAGAAGGTGATGGGCATGACGGAAAGGATAAAGGCTAAAGGATAAGGGCTAAAGGATAAGGGCTAAAGGAATGCGGAAATTAATCAGGACTTTTTGTCGCTGGCTGGGACAGGCTCATCGGCCCAGGCTTCGATTTCGCTGGGCCAGGCATGGCGGATGGCGAAGAGCCAGAGCGAACCGGCGGCGATGGAGAAGCCAATGTGCCAGGCGAGGCTGATGGGAAGAAATCCGAGGACGATGCTGCCGTCATTCCACCACCAGAAGTCGTGGTGAAGAGCGAAAAGAAGCCAGAAGATGATCCAGGTGAGCTTGCGCATGAGGAGGAATAGATTGGGAGGGAGGGAAGGTTACGCGGCGGGACGGGGCTTTCTTGACAAGATTGAACATTACTGCCACTGGATGGGGTCAATTGGACAGGTTTTTTTGGTAAGTTGCGGGTCACTGGCTTCGTTGAAGGACAGTTTATGGTGAGAATGTTACGAAATTTTTTGATGGCGTTGGTGGGCGGTCTTGGGTGGGTTCTGTCTGCCGGGGCTGAGTCTCCGCCGAATGTGGTGCTGATTGTATCGGATGACCATCATTGGGGGGACTATGGATTCATGGGGCACGAGGTGGTGAAGACGCCGCATCTGGACAGGCTGGCCGCGCAGAGTGTGACGTATCCGCGTGGGTATGTGCCATCCAGTTTGTGCTGTCCGAGTCTGGCAACGATCATCTCGGGGTTGTATCCGCATCAAAACTTTATCACCAGCAATGATCCGCCGGTGGTGGGGGGGAAGAAGCGCAGGGATTTGAAGGATCCGGCGTTTGTGGCGGGGCGGGAGCGGTTCAATGAGCACATGGACAAGCTGGCGACTTTGCCGAGGTTGCTCGGGGCGAAAGGGTATTTGAGTTTCCAGACGGGCAAGTGGTGGCAGGGGGATTTTACGCGCGGGGGTTTTACGCATGGGATGACGAAGGGGTCGCGCCATGGGGACGAGGGATTAAAAATTGGTCGCGAGGGGATGCAGCCGGTGGTGGATTTCGTGGATCATGCGATGGCGGAGAAGAAGCCGTTCTTGGTGTGGTATGCGCCGTTGTTGCCGCATGATCCGCACACGCCGCCAGAGCGCTTGCTGGAGAAGTATCGGGACAAAACGCCGTCGATTCATGTGGCGCGTTATTGGGCGATGGTGGAGTGGTTTGATGAGACCTGCGGGGAGCTGATGCAGTTGTTGGAGGATCGCAAGGTGGCGGAGAATACGCTGGTGATTTATGTGTGCGACAACGGCTGGATCCAGAGTGAGGACAAGAAGGTTTTTGCGCCGAGATCGAAGCAGAGTCAGTATGACGGAGGATTGCGGACGCCGATCATGGTGCGTTGGTTGGGCAAGGTGGAGCCGCGCAAAAGTGAGGCGGTGGTGAGTTCGATTGACATTGCCCCGACCGTGTTGAAGGCGCTGGGGATCCCGGTGGTCGAAGGGATGCAGGGGGTGGATTTGCTGGATGAAGCGGCGGTGGCGTCGCGCAAGACGGTGTTTGGGGAGATCTTTACGCATGACTCGCAGGATTTGGAGGTGCCTGGGGCGAGCTTGCGGTGGCGGTGGGTGATTGATGGTGATGACAAATTGATTGTGCCCGATGCGAGGAATGAGCCGGATGCGGTGGTCGAACTCTACGATCTGGTGAAGGACGTGGATGAACGCAACAATTTGGAGGGGGAGAGACCTGAGAGGGTGAAGGAATTGACGGCGAAGCTGGATGCATGGTGGAAGCCATGAGGGGGGAGACCGACGGAACGTCGGTGGACCGAAGAGCTTGGACTGACGGGCTCTTTGCCGACGACAAGTCGGCGGTCCATGGGTCGGTGGTCGAAAGCTTGTGTCGGGAGCGTGGGTGAGGTATGGATGGGGATGATCAAGATCCTCGGTATCTCGGGCAGTTTGCGTAGGGGCTCCATCAACACGGCATTGTTGCAGGCGATGGTGGAGGCGGGTGGAGATGAAGTTTCGGTGGAGGTGAAGACGTTGCATGGCATCCCGCTTTATGATGGGGATGTCGAGGAGGCGGAGGGCATTCCTGCGGCGGTGAGTAAGCTGGCGGAAGCGATGCGTGCGGTGGATGGGGTGATCTTTTCGACGCCGGAATACAACAACTCGATTCCCGGGGTGATGAAGAATGCGGTGGACTGGTTGTCGCGATTGGATGACGACGTTTTTGCGGGCAAGCCGGTGGCTTTGGTGGGAGCTTCACCGGGGGGATTTGGGACGATTCTTGCACAGGATGCGTGGCTGCCGGTGTTCAGGACTTTGGGAGTGAAGTTCTGGGCAGAGGGCAGGTTGCTGGTGTCGAAGGCGGGTGGGGTGTTTGATGAAAATGGCAAGATGGTGGATGAGCGGATGAAGAAGAAGGTGGGGGAGTTTGTGGAGGGGTTTGCGAAGTTTTTGGTCTGAGGGGTTTTGGGGCTTAACCACAGATAAACACAGATGGGAATGCTAATTGGGAAGGCTGTATTGAGACTATCTGTGTTCATCTGTGGTTTTCAAAAATGACAGGCAACTAAAGGTTTGAGGCATGCTCAGGTTGATTACAAAGCATTATTCATGGGGATGGTTGATGGCATGATGAGCACATGAAAACAGACACCCAACCGACACTTAATGGATTGCATCACGTCACGGCGGTGACGGCGAAGGCCAAAGAAAATGTGGGTTTTTACACCCGTGTGCTGGGCATGCGCATGGTGAAGAAAACGGTGAACCAAGACGATGTCTCGGCTTATCATTTGTTTTATGCGGATGCGCTTGGCAGTGCGGGCACTGACTTGACGTTCTTTGATTGGGCGGGCATTCGCACGGCTCAGAATGGCGCTGGCACGGTGAGCGAAACGGCTTTGCGCGTGCTCGGTGGTGAGGAGTCACTTAATCGCTGGACGAAGTGGTTTGAGGAACAAAAAGTATCGTATGGTCGCATTGAAGAGCGGTCGGGTTTGCCGACGCTTTCGTTCCGCGATGGTGAGGGTCAACGTTTGCGTTTGATTGCGGAATCGCGTGAAGCGACAGAGGGAGAGTTTCATCCTTGGGTTGGAAGTCCTGTGCCTATCGAGTCGGCGATTGTCGGCCTTGGGGCGGTGAATTTGACGGTGCGTGATGCGGATGAGACGATTGCGTTTTTGACGGACGTTTTGGGATTCCGTGAACGGGCAGGCGATGCTGGTGTTTTTGAAACCGGTAGCGGCGGGGTGGGCTCTTTGGTTCGTGTTGAAGGATCCACTTATCATGGATCACAGGGCGCGGGCGGGGTTCACCATGTGGCGTGGAGGGTGGAAAATGTGGAGCAGTTGCTCGACTGGCAGCGGCATCTGCAAAACCATGGACTTGGCACCTCAGGCAAAGTGGACCGTCACTATTTCCAATCGCTGTATTTTAGAATTCCTGGCGGGATCTTGTTTGAGATCGCCACGGATGGACCTGGGTTTGCGGCGGATGGCGAAGATCCAGAACACCTTGGTGAGAAGCTGGCATTGCCGCCGTTTCTTGAGCCAAGTCGGACGCGCATTGAGGCGGGGCTTGCGCCTTTGGATTATCAACCTGCGAACCGGCAACCTTAACTTTAATTTCTGATTGGTGTATGAACACGACCACTGACACTTCGAATTTGGATTTTATCCATCGGTATGTGCCCGCAACGGATGCGGCGAACCCAACCACGCTGCTGCTGTTGCATGGCACGGGCGGGAATGAGCATGACCTGATTGAATTGGGCAAATCCCTGGCTCCAGGGGTTGGCTTGTTGAGCCCACGAGGGAAGGTTTCGGAGCATGGCATGCCGAGGTTTTTTCGTCGACTGGCGGAAGGGGTGTTTGATGAAGAGGATTTGATCAAACGCACGCATGAGCTAGCAGACTTTGTGGGTGCGGCGGCGAAAGTTTATGGGTTTGATCCCGACAAGGTCATCGCGCTGGGTTATTCGAACGGAGCGAATGTGGCGGCGAGCACGCTGCTGCTGAGACCCGGAGTGTTGAGCGGGGCGGTGCTGTTGAGGGGGATGGTGCCTTTGAAACCGGAGACGAAACCGGATTTGAAGAACGTGCCGGTGTTTCTCGCAGCGGGCGATCATGATCCGCTGATTCCTGCCGCGAATGTGGCGGAGTTGGGGCGGATGTTGACCGATGCGGGGGCGGAGGTGGAGTTGTGTCGGAGTGCCGCCGGGCATCAGTTGACGCAGGGGGATTTGCAGGCGGCCGCGCAGTGGTTGGGCAAAAAGGCGAAGAGCGGGGTTTGACTCACAGACCTCGACGCAATGGGGCAACCACGATGTGGTTGTCTCATTTTTCTGATGAGGAATGGGTTCAGCCGTTCCGGCACGATCCCGATCACAATCAATCCCCCGTCCGGGTTATGGCTGCTCCTTTGAGGTGCATGAGGATCTGGCCTTTAGGGATTTGTTGGGGGCGAATCCACAGGCGGTAGTAGCCGGGTTTGTCGAACTTGGCGCTGCCGACGGTGACGGTTTTGAAGGCAGATCCGCTGCCGGTCATTTCGACGGTTTTGCTGAAGCGCTCGGTGCCGAAGGTGAGCAGGTAACGTCCGGGCTGTCGGGAGTCGGAGGCCTGGCTGAGCTGGACTTCGTAGGTGCCGGGGCTTTCGAGTTTGATGAGCCAGTTGACGAGATCGCTGTTGCCGAACCAGTTGATGATGACGCCGGTTTTGAGGATGAGTGGTCCGGGGGTAAGTTCGGCCTTGTCGGGCGGAAGGATGGTAGCGGTGGAGGCGGGCGCGATGACGGTGGCTTTGGCCTGGGCGGCGGCGAGGAGTTTTAGGGCGCGATCAGCAACTCCGCGTCGGCGTGGAGCTTCGACGGCAAGTTTTCTGAAAAACTCCTGGCTGCTGGGACTGACAACGCGGCTGAGGGCATCCAGGATGGAGGTTTGTTCGCGGTTGTCCTTGGTGGCTGCGTGAGCGGTAATGAGGGCCTGGGCGATTTCTTCCTGGGGAAGGTTGCCGGAGAGGGGGGCGAGATTGCCGATGCTGGAGAAGGCGTTGCCGCGGATGAAAGGGTTTTTCTCTTCGCGGATGAAGTCGAGGAGGTTGAGGATGGGGACAGAGGTGGGCCAGTTGCCGAGGCCGATGGCGGCAGCGGTGCGAAGTTTGGGGTCGGCGGCTTTGAGGGCGTTGAGCAGGTCGGGAAGCGCGTCGTTGCTGCCGAGTTGACCGAGGGCGCGAATCACCGCGGACTGCTGGTCAGGTTTCAGCGTGTTGGCACGAAGAGTTTGAAGGAGCGGTTGGGAACGCTGGCCGAGTTCGGTCTGGGTGCGTGCGGCGCGAACGATGGCGTTTTCGGCGGCGCGCAGTTCTTCAGGTTCTTCACTGGTGAGCTGGTTGAGAAGATCGGGGAGTTGTTCGAAGGTGGCGAAGCGGGCAAGGGCGCTCCAAGTGGCGAGTCGGGTGGCAGGATGGGTGCTGGTTTTGAGCTGGTTGATCAGGGCGGGAACAGCATCACGGAGGTCGCGTTGGGCAATGGCCGAGGTGAGATGGAGTGAGGCTTCGGGAGATTGGGTTTTGCCGAGCTGGTCAATGATTTGGGGGTTGGATGCGTCGACGTTTTGGAGTTTGCCGAGCACCTTGCCGGCGGTTTCGCTAGTGG from Phragmitibacter flavus encodes the following:
- a CDS encoding sulfatase family protein — protein: MLRNFLMALVGGLGWVLSAGAESPPNVVLIVSDDHHWGDYGFMGHEVVKTPHLDRLAAQSVTYPRGYVPSSLCCPSLATIISGLYPHQNFITSNDPPVVGGKKRRDLKDPAFVAGRERFNEHMDKLATLPRLLGAKGYLSFQTGKWWQGDFTRGGFTHGMTKGSRHGDEGLKIGREGMQPVVDFVDHAMAEKKPFLVWYAPLLPHDPHTPPERLLEKYRDKTPSIHVARYWAMVEWFDETCGELMQLLEDRKVAENTLVIYVCDNGWIQSEDKKVFAPRSKQSQYDGGLRTPIMVRWLGKVEPRKSEAVVSSIDIAPTVLKALGIPVVEGMQGVDLLDEAAVASRKTVFGEIFTHDSQDLEVPGASLRWRWVIDGDDKLIVPDARNEPDAVVELYDLVKDVDERNNLEGERPERVKELTAKLDAWWKP
- a CDS encoding NADPH-dependent FMN reductase, giving the protein MIKILGISGSLRRGSINTALLQAMVEAGGDEVSVEVKTLHGIPLYDGDVEEAEGIPAAVSKLAEAMRAVDGVIFSTPEYNNSIPGVMKNAVDWLSRLDDDVFAGKPVALVGASPGGFGTILAQDAWLPVFRTLGVKFWAEGRLLVSKAGGVFDENGKMVDERMKKKVGEFVEGFAKFLV
- a CDS encoding ring-cleaving dioxygenase — protein: MKTDTQPTLNGLHHVTAVTAKAKENVGFYTRVLGMRMVKKTVNQDDVSAYHLFYADALGSAGTDLTFFDWAGIRTAQNGAGTVSETALRVLGGEESLNRWTKWFEEQKVSYGRIEERSGLPTLSFRDGEGQRLRLIAESREATEGEFHPWVGSPVPIESAIVGLGAVNLTVRDADETIAFLTDVLGFRERAGDAGVFETGSGGVGSLVRVEGSTYHGSQGAGGVHHVAWRVENVEQLLDWQRHLQNHGLGTSGKVDRHYFQSLYFRIPGGILFEIATDGPGFAADGEDPEHLGEKLALPPFLEPSRTRIEAGLAPLDYQPANRQP
- a CDS encoding alpha/beta hydrolase, translating into MNTTTDTSNLDFIHRYVPATDAANPTTLLLLHGTGGNEHDLIELGKSLAPGVGLLSPRGKVSEHGMPRFFRRLAEGVFDEEDLIKRTHELADFVGAAAKVYGFDPDKVIALGYSNGANVAASTLLLRPGVLSGAVLLRGMVPLKPETKPDLKNVPVFLAAGDHDPLIPAANVAELGRMLTDAGAEVELCRSAAGHQLTQGDLQAAAQWLGKKAKSGV
- a CDS encoding protein kinase domain-containing protein, whose product is MSQTRYEVLGKIAEGGLGTVYKAYDRNLRREVALKRVRASSPEEADQQAEQLFTEARTLSTLQHPHIVTIFDVGRDEEGAYIVMELLKGETLEDIIERGALNQNDFHDLAMQSLEGMISAHNTGLIHLDIKPQNFMVIWLPSGKFQIKILDFGLSQISHQPLIQETDEDGSIMGSIFFMAPEQFERSPVDIRTDLYSLGCVYYFALTQNYPFQGETAPEVMSSHLYHSFIPLAQLRPDLPKFIPQWVEWLMSRDPDHRPANVSHAFEIFSEGKFPPAISAAPLPDFIPAPNFVATDSVPSIFPTPSGGSTSQMLRPGAPRRPKPTATQALGSKKMPKPVAKPVNIAAASAPKHLQQNKKSLPKWLTHGVPAGLAAILILFFATKFILSSQARSRFDTLASMDQPIGTAKDLPLLFRLLEDPATSETAGKVLGKLQNVDASNPQIIDQLGKTQSPEASLHLTSAIAQRDLRDAVPALINQLKTSTHPATRLATWSALARFATFEQLPDLLNQLTSEEPEELRAAENAIVRAARTQTELGQRSQPLLQTLRANTLKPDQQSAVIRALGQLGSNDALPDLLNALKAADPKLRTAAAIGLGNWPTSVPILNLLDFIREEKNPFIRGNAFSSIGNLAPLSGNLPQEEIAQALITAHAATKDNREQTSILDALSRVVSPSSQEFFRKLAVEAPRRRGVADRALKLLAAAQAKATVIAPASTATILPPDKAELTPGPLILKTGVIINWFGNSDLVNWLIKLESPGTYEVQLSQASDSRQPGRYLLTFGTERFSKTVEMTGSGSAFKTVTVGSAKFDKPGYYRLWIRPQQIPKGQILMHLKGAAITRTGD